One window from the genome of Eucalyptus grandis isolate ANBG69807.140 chromosome 7, ASM1654582v1, whole genome shotgun sequence encodes:
- the LOC104453427 gene encoding receptor-like protein EIX1, whose product MAFNFYIRLVPSLLNALFVIQVMEFSHCKVLMNISCIGTERKALLEFKRDLIDPSRRLQSWIIEDCCEWEGVECSEKNGHVLKLNLRNPCDGLECSLGGKIHHALKELKHLKYLDLSYNNFSTQRIPKFLASLQKLEYLNLSSVGFHGHVSNQLNNLSSLQYLDLSNSWWWPSIKIENLRWLSTFLNLKYLDLSYVPLLNSNQWLSSIDMLSSLEFLILRGCNLEDVSTSLHVNFSSLRFLDLSHNSMKSSIPSWFQNLSKLEHLDLNFNNLQGIFPTVILENSRWLSFLDVSGNRLEGELLKNMSIFCNLQVLDLRSNEFSGTISDIKDGALTCGQSYMKTIDVSGNNFTGHIPNKIGNFKNLEFLDLSWNSISGPIPASVGQLSSLRKLYLSSNKLSGNVPESIGRLSNLEVIDIHNNQLDGIVSELHFVNLTSLIALYFYSNELVINVNASWVPPFQIQVIFMSNCKVGPRFPSWLQTQRNISVLYMSNVSISDEVPYWLPDILTNIERLDLSSNMLRGDISRILGKKMPLLRLVSLFGNNLSGSIPNSLCMSVELSFLDLSKNQLFGRLPLCWRKSQVNLEWISLGGNRLNGQIPDSLCHLKRLGVLGLHANGLNGVLPKCLLKLDLVYLDLSDNQLTGGIPPFGWHSQSFRIINLERNYLTGDIPLQLCHLANLQYLSLAHNNIFGGIPLCFNNFSQMWTNSTFTPHGRFPLGFSVMVNTKGTSLEFTTSLRYLFSIDLSSNALDGQIPKGLTRLARLQNLNLSRNKLIGEIPLDIGNLRDLESLDLSNNKLSGEIPPSISNLDSLSYLDLSFNSLFGPIQSNNHLSTLNDQSVYRGNNGLCGAPLLKNCTGDEHNDMDKQDSHSTSEDESNKGDSVVSWFYTRLVVGFAMAILGFCGMFFKQSWRFSYFRAADKIVETLSIARVMIVLWFKRTFHFPLRN is encoded by the coding sequence ATGGCGTTCAACTTCTACATTAGGCTTGTGCCTTCACTCTTGAATGCACTCTTTGTCATTCAAGTCATGGAATTCAGTCATTGCAAAGTCTTAATGAATATAAGTTGCATTGGCACTGAGAGGAAAGCTCTTCTAGAATTCAAGCGGGATCTCATTGATCCTTCAAGACGTTTGCAGTCATGGATCATCGAAGATTGTTGTGAGTGGGAAGGAGTTGAATGCAGCGAGAAGAATGGCCATGTCTTGAAGCTCAATCTTCGTAATCCTTGTGATGGCTTAGAGTGTAGCTTGGGAGGTAAGATACATCATGCTTTAAAAGAACTGAAGCATTTGAAGTATCTAGACCTTAGCTACAATAATTTTTCAACCCAAAGAATCCCAAAATTCTTAGCTTCTCTTCAGAAACTAGAGTATCTCAACCTCTCATCGGTAGGCTTCCATGGACATGTTTCCAATCAACTTAATAACCTTTCTAGCTTACAATACTTGGATCTTAGTAATTCGTGGTGGTGGCCCTCTATTAAAATAGAGAATCTTCGATGGCTTTCGACATTTCTTAACTTGAAATATTTGGATCTATCTTATGTCCCCCTTCTCAACTCTAACCAATGGTTAAGTTCTATTGACATGCTTTCCTCCTTGGAGTTTTTAATATTGAGGGGATGTAATTTGGAAGATGTTTCCACCTCTCTGCATGTCAATTTCTCTTCTCTTAGATTTCTTGATTTGAGTCACAACTCCATGAAGTCATCTATTCCTTCTTGGTTTCAAAACTTGAGCAAACTTGAACATcttgatttaaattttaataatctcCAGGGCATATTCCCCACCGTCATACTTGAAAATAGTCGGTGGCTTAGCTTCCTCGATGTCTCTGGAAATAGGCTCGAGGGTGAACTTTTGAAAAACATGAGCATTTTTTGCAATCTGCAAGTACTAGACTTGCGTTCTAACGAATTTAGTGGGACGATTTCGGACATCAAAGATGGTGCTTTGACTTGTGGGCAAAGTTACATGAAGACTATTGATGTTTCCGGCAACAATTTCACTGGTCACATTCCCAATAAAATTGGGAACTTCAAAAATCTTGAATTCCTTGATCTTTCATGGAACTCGATTTCAGGTCCTATTCCTGCTAGTGTGGGCCAGCTATCATCTTTGAGAAAATTGTACCTCTCTTCTAACAAATTGAGTGGGAATGTTCCAGAAAGTATTGGGCGACTATCCAATCTAGAGGTGATTGACATTCATAATaatcaattggatggaattgtcAGCGAACTTCACTTTGTCAATCTCACCAGCTTGATTGCATTGTACTTTTATTCGAATGAGCTTGTTATAAATGTTAATGCATCTTGGGTTCCTCCTTTCCAAATTCAAGTGATATTCATGTCCAATTGCAAAGTGGGACCAAGATTCCCAAGCTGGCTTCAAACACAGAGGAACATTTCAGTTTTGTACATGTCAAATGTTAGCATCTCAGATGAAGTTCCTTATTGGCTACCTGACATTTTAACCAACATTGAACGGTTGGATCTCTCGAGCAACATGTTGAGAGGTGACATATCCCGAATTCTTGGAAAAAAGATGCCACTACTAAGGCTGGTGTCACTTTTTGGAAATAACCTTAGTGGTAGCATTCCAAATTCATTATGCATGTCAGTTGAATTGTCTTTTCTCGATCTCTCTAAGAACCAGTTGTTCGGGAGACTTCCGCTGTGTTGGAGGAAGTCGCAAGTGAATTTGGAGTGGATTTCATTGGGAGGCAACAGGTTAAATGGTCAGATTCCAGACTCTCTATGTCATTTGAAGCGATTAGGAGTTCTAGGCCTACATGCTAATGGCTTGAATGGAGTGCTTCCAAAATGTTTACTAAAGCTAGATTTGGTATACCTCGATCTCAGTGACAATCAATTAACTGGTGGCATACCTCCATTTGGATGGCACTCTCAATCATTTAGGATAATCAATCTTGAGAGAAATTACTTGACCGGGGACATTCCTTTGCAGCTATGCCATCTTGCTAATCTCCAATATTTAAGCCTAGCGCATAACAACATTTTTGGAGGCATTCCTCTTTGTTTCAACAACTTCTCGCAAATGTGGACCAACTCCACTTTTACTCCACATGGAAGATTCCCGTTGGGGTTTTCTGTTATGGTTAACACAAAAGGTACAAGCCTAGAATTCACCACCAGCCTTcgttatttattttccattgaccTTTCAAGCAATGCATTAGATGGACAAATACCAAAAGGGCTGACTAGGCTTGCTCGACTTCAGAATTTAAACCTCTCTCGAAATAAGTTGATTGGAGAAATCCCTTTAGATATTGGCAACTTGAGAGACTTAGAATCACTAGATCTATCCAATAACAAGCTATCCGGTGAAATCCCTCCTAGCATATCCAATTTAGACTCTTTAAGTTATTTGGATCTTTCCTTCAACAGTTTATTTGGTCCTATTCAGTCAAACAATCATCTAAGTACTCTAAATGACCAATCTGTTTATCGTGGCAACAATGGACTTTGTGGAGctcctcttttgaaaaattgtacTGGAGATGAGCATAATGATATGGACAAACAAGATAGTCATAGTACGAGCGAAGATGAGTCTAATAAAGGAGACTCTGTTGTTTCGTGGTTTTACACAAGGTTGGTAGTGGGTTTTGCAATGGCAATCTTGGGATTCTGTGGCATGTTTTTCAAGCAATCTTGGAGGTTCTCCTATTTTCGGGCGGCGGATAAGATTGTCGAAACATTATCAATTGCCAGGGTAATGATCGTGCTTTGGTTCAAGAGAACTTTTCATTTCCCACTGCGAAATTAA